Proteins encoded by one window of Manis pentadactyla isolate mManPen7 chromosome X, mManPen7.hap1, whole genome shotgun sequence:
- the TBC1D25 gene encoding TBC1 domain family member 25 isoform X1 — MATASGCSDLTGSGAPPPGEGALAAAIEEEEREVVRVRVKKCESFLPPEFRSFAVDPQITSLDVLQHILIRAFDLNGKKNFAISYLGWDRLGQEAYLSLLSDWDLSTAFTTASKPYLQLRVDIRPTEDSPLLEDWDIISPKDVIGSDMLLAEKRSSLTTAALPFTQSILSQVGRTLSKVQQVLSWSYGEDVKPFKPPLSDAEFHMYLNHEGQLSRPEELRLRIYHGGVEPSLRKVVWRYLLNVYPDGLTGRERMDYMKRKSREYEQLKSEWAQRASPEDLEFIRSTVLKDVLRTDRAHPYYAGPEDGPHLRALHDLLTTYAVTHPQVSYCQGMSDLASPILAVMDHEGHAFVCFCGIMKRLAANFHPDGRAMATKFAHLKLLLRHADPNFYHYLQEAGADDLFFCYRWLLLELKREFAFDDALRMLEVTWSSLPPDPPEHEVELIGPPSQVADTGFGGHRGRPIQQRHMLRPAGGGGSAFDDAINRLATTSKGPGGGGRLLRQASLDDLQQLRDNMGPRTDLLVRLSHPAALISSKSLSEPLLNSPDPLLTSSSRPDSPSSSSPPSSQEASPAGDMAAGSPLMPEVCSPQDPGKSPPPPPQLGLPPPQEFGRGNPFMLFLCLAILLEHRDHIMRNGLDYNELAMHFDRLVRKHHLGRVLRRAKSLFADYLQSEVWDSEEGAEATAPS; from the exons ATGGCGACGGCCTCTGGGTGTTCCGACTTGACCGGCTCTGGAGCGCCCCCGCCTGGTGAGGGAGCCCTGGCGGCGGCGATTGAAGAGGAGGAGCGAGAGGTGGTACGGGTCCGAGTCAAG AAATGTGAGAGCTTCTTGCCACCTGAGTTCCGCTCTTTCGCTGTTGACCCCCAGATCACCTCGCTCGATGTGTTACAGCACATCCTCATCCGAGCCTTTGACCTGAACGG GAAGAAGAACTTTGCCATTAGCTACCTGGGCTGGGATCGCCTGGGGCAGGAAGCTTACCTCTCCCTCCTGTCAGACTGGGACCTCAGCACAGCCTTCACCACTGCCTCCAAACCTTACCTGCAGTTGCGTGTAGACATTCGGCCCACTGAGGACA GCCCCCTGCTGGAAGACTGGGACATAATCAGCCCCAAGGATGTCATTGGCTCTGACATGCTACTGGCTGAGAAACGGTCATCGCTGACGACAGCTGCCCTGCCCTTCACACAGTCCATCCTCTCTCAG GTGGGCCGCACACTGTCAAAGGTCCAGCAGGTGCTAAGCTGGTCATATGGGGAAGATGTCAAGCCCTTCAAGCCACCCCTGAGCGATGCTGAGTTTCACATGTACCTGAACCATGAGGGCCAGCTTTCCCGCCCTGAGGAGTTGCGCCTGCGGATCTATCATGGTGGTGTCGAGCCCTCCCTGAGAAAG GTGGTGTGGCGGTACCTGCTGAACGTGTACCCAGATGGGCTAACTGGCCGTGAGCGGATGGATTACATGAAACGCAAGAGTCGTGAGTATGAACAGCTCAAGAGTGAGTGGGCCCAGCGAGCCAGCCCCGAAGACCTGGAATTCATCCGCAGCACAGTCCTTAAGGATGTGCTGCGTACGGACCGGGCTCACCCCTACTATGCAGGGCCTGAGGATGGCCCCCACCTGCGGGCATTGCACGACCTGCTTACCACCTATGCTGTTACCCACCCCCAGGTGTCCTACTGCCAGGGCATGAGCGACCTTGCCTCACCCATCCTTGCTGTCATGGACCATGAAGGCCATGCCTTCGTCTGCTTTTGTGGCATCATGAAGCGCCTGGCTGCAAACTTCCATCCTGATGGACGTGCCATGGCCACCAAGTTTGCCCACCTCAAGCTGCTGCTGCGACATGCTGACCCCAACTTCTATCACTACCTGCAAGAAGCTGGTGCCGACGACCTCTTCTTCTGTTACCGCTGGCTGCTGCTTGAGCTCAAGCGCGAGTTTGCCTTTGATGATGCCCTCCGCATGCTTGAGGTCACCTGGAGTTCACTGCCCCCTGATCCTCCTGAACATGAGGTAGAGCTCATTGGACCCCCCAGCCAAGTGGCAGACACTGGCTTTGGTGGCCACAGGGGGCGGCCTATACAACAAAGGCACATGCTGAGGCCTGCTGGTGGAGGAGGCAGTGCTTTCGATGATGCTATTAACCGTTTGGCCACAACCAGCAAGGGGCCTGGTGGCGGGGGGCGTCTCCTGAGACAAGCCAGTCTGGATGACCTCCAGCAACTCAGGGATAACATGGGCCCCAGGACGGACCTTCTGGTCCGGCTCTCCCACCCAGCTGCCCTCATAAGCTCCAAGTCCCTTTCTGAGCCCTTGCTGAACTCCCCAGATCCCCTGCTCACCTCCTCTTCCCGCCCTGATTCCCCATCTTCTTCATCTCCACCATCCTCCCAGGAGGCCTCCCCTGCTGGTGACATGGCTGCAGGGTCCCCCTTGATGCCAGAGGTGTGCTCCCCACAAGACCCTGGGaagtccccaccacccccaccccaactagGCCTGCCACCACCCCAGGAGTTTGGCCGGGGGAACCCATTCATGCTCTTCCTCTGCCTCGCCATCCTGTTGGAACACCGCGACCACATCATGCGAAATGGGCTGGATTACAATGAGCTGGCCATGCACTTTGACCGCCTTGTGCGAAAACACCACCTAGGGCGCGTCCTGCGCCGGGCCAAGTCTCTCTTTGCCGATTACCTGCAGTCAGAAGTGTGGGATTCAGAGGAGGGAGCCGAGGCTACAGCCCCATCTTGA
- the TBC1D25 gene encoding TBC1 domain family member 25 isoform X2 has protein sequence MLGINQWASNLNSGCLAFLLKKNFAISYLGWDRLGQEAYLSLLSDWDLSTAFTTASKPYLQLRVDIRPTEDSPLLEDWDIISPKDVIGSDMLLAEKRSSLTTAALPFTQSILSQVGRTLSKVQQVLSWSYGEDVKPFKPPLSDAEFHMYLNHEGQLSRPEELRLRIYHGGVEPSLRKVVWRYLLNVYPDGLTGRERMDYMKRKSREYEQLKSEWAQRASPEDLEFIRSTVLKDVLRTDRAHPYYAGPEDGPHLRALHDLLTTYAVTHPQVSYCQGMSDLASPILAVMDHEGHAFVCFCGIMKRLAANFHPDGRAMATKFAHLKLLLRHADPNFYHYLQEAGADDLFFCYRWLLLELKREFAFDDALRMLEVTWSSLPPDPPEHEVELIGPPSQVADTGFGGHRGRPIQQRHMLRPAGGGGSAFDDAINRLATTSKGPGGGGRLLRQASLDDLQQLRDNMGPRTDLLVRLSHPAALISSKSLSEPLLNSPDPLLTSSSRPDSPSSSSPPSSQEASPAGDMAAGSPLMPEVCSPQDPGKSPPPPPQLGLPPPQEFGRGNPFMLFLCLAILLEHRDHIMRNGLDYNELAMHFDRLVRKHHLGRVLRRAKSLFADYLQSEVWDSEEGAEATAPS, from the exons ATGCTGGGGATCAACCAATGGGCCAGCAACCTCAATAGTGGTTGtttggcttttttgtt GAAGAAGAACTTTGCCATTAGCTACCTGGGCTGGGATCGCCTGGGGCAGGAAGCTTACCTCTCCCTCCTGTCAGACTGGGACCTCAGCACAGCCTTCACCACTGCCTCCAAACCTTACCTGCAGTTGCGTGTAGACATTCGGCCCACTGAGGACA GCCCCCTGCTGGAAGACTGGGACATAATCAGCCCCAAGGATGTCATTGGCTCTGACATGCTACTGGCTGAGAAACGGTCATCGCTGACGACAGCTGCCCTGCCCTTCACACAGTCCATCCTCTCTCAG GTGGGCCGCACACTGTCAAAGGTCCAGCAGGTGCTAAGCTGGTCATATGGGGAAGATGTCAAGCCCTTCAAGCCACCCCTGAGCGATGCTGAGTTTCACATGTACCTGAACCATGAGGGCCAGCTTTCCCGCCCTGAGGAGTTGCGCCTGCGGATCTATCATGGTGGTGTCGAGCCCTCCCTGAGAAAG GTGGTGTGGCGGTACCTGCTGAACGTGTACCCAGATGGGCTAACTGGCCGTGAGCGGATGGATTACATGAAACGCAAGAGTCGTGAGTATGAACAGCTCAAGAGTGAGTGGGCCCAGCGAGCCAGCCCCGAAGACCTGGAATTCATCCGCAGCACAGTCCTTAAGGATGTGCTGCGTACGGACCGGGCTCACCCCTACTATGCAGGGCCTGAGGATGGCCCCCACCTGCGGGCATTGCACGACCTGCTTACCACCTATGCTGTTACCCACCCCCAGGTGTCCTACTGCCAGGGCATGAGCGACCTTGCCTCACCCATCCTTGCTGTCATGGACCATGAAGGCCATGCCTTCGTCTGCTTTTGTGGCATCATGAAGCGCCTGGCTGCAAACTTCCATCCTGATGGACGTGCCATGGCCACCAAGTTTGCCCACCTCAAGCTGCTGCTGCGACATGCTGACCCCAACTTCTATCACTACCTGCAAGAAGCTGGTGCCGACGACCTCTTCTTCTGTTACCGCTGGCTGCTGCTTGAGCTCAAGCGCGAGTTTGCCTTTGATGATGCCCTCCGCATGCTTGAGGTCACCTGGAGTTCACTGCCCCCTGATCCTCCTGAACATGAGGTAGAGCTCATTGGACCCCCCAGCCAAGTGGCAGACACTGGCTTTGGTGGCCACAGGGGGCGGCCTATACAACAAAGGCACATGCTGAGGCCTGCTGGTGGAGGAGGCAGTGCTTTCGATGATGCTATTAACCGTTTGGCCACAACCAGCAAGGGGCCTGGTGGCGGGGGGCGTCTCCTGAGACAAGCCAGTCTGGATGACCTCCAGCAACTCAGGGATAACATGGGCCCCAGGACGGACCTTCTGGTCCGGCTCTCCCACCCAGCTGCCCTCATAAGCTCCAAGTCCCTTTCTGAGCCCTTGCTGAACTCCCCAGATCCCCTGCTCACCTCCTCTTCCCGCCCTGATTCCCCATCTTCTTCATCTCCACCATCCTCCCAGGAGGCCTCCCCTGCTGGTGACATGGCTGCAGGGTCCCCCTTGATGCCAGAGGTGTGCTCCCCACAAGACCCTGGGaagtccccaccacccccaccccaactagGCCTGCCACCACCCCAGGAGTTTGGCCGGGGGAACCCATTCATGCTCTTCCTCTGCCTCGCCATCCTGTTGGAACACCGCGACCACATCATGCGAAATGGGCTGGATTACAATGAGCTGGCCATGCACTTTGACCGCCTTGTGCGAAAACACCACCTAGGGCGCGTCCTGCGCCGGGCCAAGTCTCTCTTTGCCGATTACCTGCAGTCAGAAGTGTGGGATTCAGAGGAGGGAGCCGAGGCTACAGCCCCATCTTGA
- the RBM3 gene encoding RNA-binding protein 3 isoform X2, giving the protein MSSEEGKLFVGGLNFNTDERALENHFSSFGPISEVVVVKDRETQRSRGFGFITFTNPEHASDAMRAMNGESLDGRQIRVDHAGKSARGTRGGAFGPLGRGRSYSRGGGDQGYGNGRYDSRPGGYGYGYGRSRDYGGSQGGYDRYSGGNYRDNYDN; this is encoded by the exons ATGTCCTCTGAAGAAGGGAAACTCTTTGTGGGAGGGCTCAACTTCAACACCGATGAGCGGGCTCTGGAAAACCACTTCAGCAGCTTCGGGCCTATTTCTGAGG TGGTCGTTGTCAAGGACCGGGAGACTCAGCGATCCCGGGGTTTTGGCTTCATCACCTTCACCAATCCAGAGCATGCCTCAGATGCAATGAGAGCCATGAATGGAGAG TCTCTGGATGGTCGCCAGATCCGTGTTGATCACGCAGGCAAGTCTGCCCGTGGAACCAGAGGGGGTGCCTTTGGGCCCCTTGGGCGTGGTCGCAGCTACTCTAGAG GTGGTGGGGACCAGGGCTATGGGAATGGCAGGTATGACAGTCGACCTGGAGGATATGGATACGGATATGGAAGGTCCAGAGACTATGGTGGCAG CCAGGGTGGTTATGACCGCTACTCAGGAGGAAATTACAGAGACAATTACGACAACTGA
- the RBM3 gene encoding RNA-binding protein 3 isoform X1: MSSEEGKLFVGGLNFNTDERALENHFSSFGPISEVVVVKDRETQRSRGFGFITFTNPEHASDAMRAMNGESLDGRQIRVDHAGKSARGTRGGAFGPLGRGRSYSRGGGDQGYGNGRYDSRPGGYGYGYGRSRDYGGRSQGGYDRYSGGNYRDNYDN, encoded by the exons ATGTCCTCTGAAGAAGGGAAACTCTTTGTGGGAGGGCTCAACTTCAACACCGATGAGCGGGCTCTGGAAAACCACTTCAGCAGCTTCGGGCCTATTTCTGAGG TGGTCGTTGTCAAGGACCGGGAGACTCAGCGATCCCGGGGTTTTGGCTTCATCACCTTCACCAATCCAGAGCATGCCTCAGATGCAATGAGAGCCATGAATGGAGAG TCTCTGGATGGTCGCCAGATCCGTGTTGATCACGCAGGCAAGTCTGCCCGTGGAACCAGAGGGGGTGCCTTTGGGCCCCTTGGGCGTGGTCGCAGCTACTCTAGAG GTGGTGGGGACCAGGGCTATGGGAATGGCAGGTATGACAGTCGACCTGGAGGATATGGATACGGATATGGAAGGTCCAGAGACTATGGTGGCAG AAGCCAGGGTGGTTATGACCGCTACTCAGGAGGAAATTACAGAGACAATTACGACAACTGA